The sequence below is a genomic window from Dermacentor albipictus isolate Rhodes 1998 colony chromosome 2, USDA_Dalb.pri_finalv2, whole genome shotgun sequence.
GCTCTGATaattataaataaaagttatttatCGTAGCTATGTTAATTGTTCAGTCAGATGCATTGATTTCTCTGCATTGAGAAATTTCTCTGCATTGAGATTTCTCTGCATTGAGATGCATTGAATTAACGCCTACTGAGTATTTCAGATTATGGGTTACAATTCTGCTGTTTGCCTATCTTAAATTTAAAACAAAATGGATTGCTTTTAAAACAAAACCCTGTATATTTACGCGCCCATTAAAGAACGCCAGGAGTTCAAGATCGATCCGTGGCGCTCCTGAACGGCGCCTCTTATAGTGCTAGTGCTGCCATGGGGTTTTTAACCAAATTAATGACTCAACGCATCGATCCGTAAATATGTAAGGTGTGCTTGAGGCCTAACGCGAAGAAATGAAAGGAATACTTGAATACCTATTTCCGCATCAATAACGGGAAGCTTACCCGGACAAAAAGAAGTCCCCGAATGTGCCGTTCGGGTGCCACCGCAGTCCCTGCCTGTCTACGGACGCGACCAGATTGAGTGCCATGGAAAAGCCCAGACCCCCGTAGAACATGGCCTCGGTCCCGCCAGGGTAGTACAAGGGCGGAGTAATGGCGCCCACGGCCACCTTGACGTCGCCGCTGGAGGGGTCATAGAGCACGTACGGTAGTGCGTAGTTGACCGCGAAGCTGAAGACGTCAATGTCAGCGTGCGGGTCATGCATCTTAGCAGCGCAGCGGCTCGTCTTCACCCAGTACTCGGCAAACGAAAGTTCAGTGCTGGGAAAATCGCTGTACATGCGCTCGAGCACGTCGTTTTCGAGGAAGCGCTCGGGGGGCCACAGCTTTAGTCGCGTCGAACGCAGCTTCTCGACCGCAAGCTTCCGGCTCTCAACGTCCAGCCATTGCGTTGCGTTGGCCGCCTCCGCAGCCGCTGACACCAAGTTATCGAAACCGGCTTTGACGGCGGCGCGCTGTGCTGGCGTGAAGCGCGACACGGAGCTGAGCGCAATCACCAGGAGCCGATAGGCGGCCTCGACGAATCGCTCGCAGAAGTACGGCCGATATGTGGTGATGCCCTGGTCGTACCGATTCTCAAGCAGCTGGATATCCGCTGCCGGAGCAAACAGCTGCACGCAGGACCAGGCGATCAGGGACAGCAGCTCGGTTCTTCTGTACGAAGACATCACGCTCGCCATAGTCCTGAAGAACTCTACGTCGCCGATGAAAACCTGGTCGTTGTGCTTCACGTCAGGCTCAAGCTCGGTCTGCCTGAAGGCACGTAGCCACAGCTTGGAGGCCAGCTGCGGAGTGAGAAGTCCTATTCGAGCGATTTGCACCAGAGCGGGTTCGATTACCGGAAGACGCCTAGTGTTCAGCAGTTTTCTGAAGACGTCACCTTCCATGACCATAGTCTTGTTGATAAACTTCTTGTCGATCCCATACTTAGTGTAGTTTCGGTTAAGGATGTAGAAAAACGTGGCCCAGTATTTCGCGTATCCGCCGGTGCTTTTGACTGTGAGATGCTGCTTATACAAAATTGGTATGAGGGAACTGGGCTCTAATATGAAACGCCAATTCGGTGAGGACAAGCGCATAGCGCGCACTTGGAAGAATAACGGGACCTGCCACTTGAATGCTAGCGTCATCAGTACGTCGAGGGCGCTGGTGTCATTTGGCGTGGGTTTCTCTGGCCAGGACAGTCTACATTCGTTGAGGAACTTCCAGAAGATGTCCAAGTTCGACCCGTACTGTGATCGGTTGCCCATGCAGGACTCGTACATGGCCAATGGTTTGTGGCCCACACTAATGCTTTTCGTCCCTTCGCTGAGTACGCTGTAGAAATGCGGAAACCACGATTTCCTTACATCATCCATGGCCGAGCTCGTGTACTCTAGGTAGCCTTTCGGAGGCGACCAAGCGGAGCAGACGTAAGCGCTAAAGTTGTGGCATGGATCGAGGTCGCGGTTTAGTCCATTAGAGAGGCGCCACGAGTGGACGAGGCAGTCCTCAGTCTTGCAGAACGGTGGCGAAGGTGGTGATTTGGCGCCTCGTACGAATAGAAACACAATGACGATTGTCACGGCCGTCGCGATCAGCATAAGGACGATCATAAGGGTGAGGTGCTGCACCTTGATTGACACACCTGTTGCAGTTAGGACAATCTGATAGCTGCGTGGAGCCtgcaagcaaacataaaaataaagAGGCATTTAGGCAGCTTCCCGCTAAAAATGTTATTCAAAATGCAGAGTGATCTGTCTACAGTGGCGACGTCCACCATCATCTCGGTGACGTAGTTGCGAATCGCCTTTATGTTGTGCGGATCGGCGATCGTCGcgctgtggctattcagaagtgTAAAATGTATCAGTCACCTTCATCGTCCAGCGAATCGGGCAAAGGGAACTTCACTGCGCTCCCACCAATCCACGAAGCTACGGCCGCTGTTCTTGCAGCCTAAGATACTCGTACAGACTGCCTTGGGTGGCGTGGTGCTTTGCAACCAAAGCTTTTGTCGAGTCTCTTTTCACGGTGACGTGCGCTGTTAACATTTACCTAATTACTCGGAAGAATGGTCCCTACGCTCCCGAATTTCTGACTAATGCCGCTGTGACAACTATACAAGGAAAGCTTTCATTTGTCCAGGGCGGCGGTGTGAGGTCGGAGCCCGGGCCCGACCCGTTTTTCGGACACTCCGCTCCCccttgtgcatatatatattatacacacacacaacctTTAATCACGTTCGCACTTGAAGAAAGTTCGTGTGACCTCAAAGAAGTAGTCACTCAAGTTCCAGCCTTACTGAGTAGTTACGAGAGCTCATTGAAGGAGGCAGTTTAACTTCACAGCCCGAGTCTCCCGGATGAGGCAAGCGACAAGTGAATTCACTTAatgaggaatatatatatatatatatgtattttgcGCGTATTAGGTCGCACAGGTACACGTCAATGGTAAAAGCCATGTAAAGTCTTCTAAAAGTGTTAATAGACTTCGATGCAATCAAGAAATATTTTCCTGTCGGAAGTTCATATGAGCAGATAAACTGCAGCATTTATAAAACTTACACAATGCACAAGAATTATTGAACTCAACTTATAACTACAATTactagcacaaatcaatgcgACTCAACAACGCAAATGTTAATTAGAGCATGCCGTGTGCAATTGGCTTAATTTATT
It includes:
- the LOC135908989 gene encoding phosphate-regulating neutral endopeptidase PHEX-like isoform X1 gives rise to the protein MVPNNDAPDEKRTKKRRRSRKHSASSSGSVSSRISSSSSKSEATRRRPSHTDLEKDPKGSAIAALESNLPVATTTALQLDEVNPPREKSPLKRRLSFAADFQRKSSDTSEPQHQLAAADIGPVEPHVATPTAPTTEKPGESNRLPEQEDQQAPKPECETALPAQSPECAVSGANPLQMLSATSIKERAESSPTLSGGQPERQDGRKVSQSSRKASLSHQHASLSSVLQELNTINQEHLEGQRIKSEARRTSYYDSDRAPRSYQIVLTATGVSIKVQHLTLMIVLMLIATAVTIVIVFLFVRGAKSPPSPPFCKTEDCLVHSWRLSNGLNRDLDPCHNFSAYVCSAWSPPKGYLEYTSSAMDDVRKSWFPHFYSVLSEGTKSISVGHKPLAMYESCMGNRSQYGSNLDIFWKFLNECRLSWPEKPTPNDTSALDVLMTLAFKWQVPLFFQVRAMRLSSPNWRFILEPSSLIPILYKQHLTVKSTGGYAKYWATFFYILNRNYTKYGIDKKFINKTMVMEGDVFRKLLNTRRLPVIEPALVQIARIGLLTPQLASKLWLRAFRQTELEPDVKHNDQVFIGDVEFFRTMASVMSSYRRTELLSLIAWSCVQLFAPAADIQLLENRYDQGITTYRPYFCERFVEAAYRLLVIALSSVSRFTPAQRAAVKAGFDNLVSAAAEAANATQWLDVESRKLAVEKLRSTRLKLWPPERFLENDVLERMYSDFPSTELSFAEYWVKTSRCAAKMHDPHADIDVFSFAVNYALPYVLYDPSSGDVKVAVGAITPPLYYPGGTEAMFYGGLGFSMALNLVASVDRQGLRWHPNGTFGDFFLSGSSAKAFEERDSCLPGLDGQAGSGGDNTQSITGARASIFPEIPALEVAYAAYRRAVSDRGDEALQGIVGGFSGDQVFFMTLCYMTCTRPDAVGPHTVDCNKAVRSSEAFARAFHCPPESQMNPKMKCKFFG
- the LOC135908989 gene encoding phosphate-regulating neutral endopeptidase PHEX-like isoform X2, with the translated sequence MVPNNDAPDEKRSKKRRRSRKHSVSSSGSVSSCSSSASSKSEATRRRPTHTDLEKDPKGSAIATLESNLPVATTTALQLDEVIPPRHKSPLKWRLSFAADFQRKSSDPSEPQQQLASADFGPVEPHVATPTAPTTEKPGESNRLPVQEDQQAPQPEGETALLAQSPECAVSGANTLQRLSATSIKGRAEGSPKLSEGKPEPQDGRKVSQSSRKASLSHQHASLSSVLLELNTINKEHLEGQRIKSEARRTSYFDLNHAPRSYQIVLTATGVSIKVQHLTLMIVLMLIATAVTIVIVFLFVRGAKSPPSPPFCKTEDCLVHSWRLSNGLNRDLDPCHNFSAYVCSAWSPPKGYLEYTSSAMDDVRKSWFPHFYSVLSEGTKSISVGHKPLAMYESCMGNRSQYGSNLDIFWKFLNECRLSWPEKPTPNDTSALDVLMTLAFKWQVPLFFQVRAMRLSSPNWRFILEPSSLIPILYKQHLTVKSTGGYAKYWATFFYILNRNYTKYGIDKKFINKTMVMEGDVFRKLLNTRRLPVIEPALVQIARIGLLTPQLASKLWLRAFRQTELEPDVKHNDQVFIGDVEFFRTMASVMSSYRRTELLSLIAWSCVQLFAPAADIQLLENRYDQGITTYRPYFCERFVEAAYRLLVIALSSVSRFTPAQRAAVKAGFDNLVSAAAEAANATQWLDVESRKLAVEKLRSTRLKLWPPERFLENDVLERMYSDFPSTELSFAEYWVKTSRCAAKMHDPHADIDVFSFAVNYALPYVLYDPSSGDVKVAVGAITPPLYYPGGTEAMFYGGLGFSMALNLVASVDRQGLRWHPNGTFGDFFLSGSSAKAFEERDSCLPGLDGQAGSGGDNTQSITGARASIFPEIPALEVAYAAYRRAVSDRGDEALQGIVGGFSGDQVFFMTLCYMTCTRPDAVGPHTVDCNKAVRSSEAFARAFHCPPESQMNPKMKCKFFG